The Cryptomeria japonica chromosome 6, Sugi_1.0, whole genome shotgun sequence genomic interval gagaacccttcaccgacaaactaagttgttaataatcttagggggagcttaatgttagatccatTTTAGAACCccttgaaggactgaaatgtatATTAAATCTGCACACTTTTATGTATCATGACATTaagaagtgattttgtgatcaaaccaataggtttgatgtgttatgagaaccaGTAATGTGTtaaaagatattttagggttttgtcggtaatggcatttaatgcggtagataatgggcaaataaaaggaactttttgaatgttatttgtcacattgTATTCTTGCAAGCACACAGAGAAGCAAAAAGAGTAGAGCAGAGTTTGTGTTTGCAGCATTGACAAAGATTTGAAGTGATCTAGTGTGATTTGGGATTGGGAATCGGTGAGATAGATTTGACGGTGTTTGGAACCCTATTTCAGAAGTGgtgaaaggtatttatttaaaaatcTTGATATATGCTTATCTTTCTGAATCATTGAAGATGGACGCCCTATATTTGGTTGATGTTACCGATAGACCCCGTCCTGGATTTAAGAGGCACCCATTTAAGTATGAGGAAATTGATCTCGTTGGAGCTCTATCCAAAGCTCCTTATGGTGTCTTACATTTTGAAGATATTAGATCTTTCTGTCATTACAAACTAGAGGATCTTGGTGTTGCTGCTATTTTTTTATCAGTATAAAGCAATGTGTGACAAGAATGGTATTTTGAAGAATCAGTTCAAAAGGGTTACtgagaaagggtttcaccatgccctgaatttcattaatgattttgatgatgaacttgtgagatatGTGCTTAGCAGGATTCATGACCAGTTTATGTAGCTTAATCgaccacataaaatttctaaggaagcTATTCACGCAGTCACCAGATTTTGTACCACCGGTGAGGTTCCAGGTTTGAGATCCATTCCTAAGACTGATGTAGAAAATTTAACAGGATCTAAATGGGATGGAAGAGCAATGACGATGAATAATATCAATGATCTGGCAGTAAAATATGCTTCTATCGTGATCGGTTACTGAATTTATTATTCTAGCAGGATGAACAGCATCCTTGTTGTTGCTATTCACACTACCCatcggatgatcaaagaagatgttgaCTATGAGCTGTCAGAGGCATTGAGGAGTCAACTTGTGCTGAACTTGGAagccatcaagaaggataagaggataaggtttaaatttggtcaattaatccttggtctattattttatttttagaaatgtttCCCCAGTATTATAGATGACACTCCTGCATTGATGCAGATGAAGTAAAACATTAGAATGCTTGGTAATGATTTTGGCAAaattgcatggggatattttaaggacttTTAGAAGAAAATGTatgcaagggaaaggataccgATAGAGGTTGTCAACCAGTATGAAAGcacaattttctttatggttgacatagatacttgcatgatggaggcagTTGTGCCCCGGACAACATGggttatgcccatgggatatgGATTGGAAAAAGATCTTATGATTGCATATGTTGATCATTTGCTTACCCAACTGGTAGATAAAATAATAGAATGGTTtggtacttacaaggagaaatctcTTCAAGTGCACTCTGAACTTCAAAGACCGGTAATTGTAAAGaaagttagaaaggaagttgaagcaTTTGCAGAGCAAGCAGGACTCACAAAGAAAGTCATTGTTGAAGCAAGAGCAAAGCATGTTGCTCAACAGGCTGGAACATCAAGTGCACCAACCGATACCCCCACCAATGTAAAGATGAGAGCTATAaaggagaaggttgcagagaaagaaaaACCAACAACTATTAAAAAGGAGAAACTAGTAGAAACAAAGAAGGAGAAACCATCGAAGATTCAGTTCCAGAGAAAGGAAAGATTGTTGAACCACCTACTACACCAGTTAAGACTGGtaaaaggaaaaagcaacaagcaaATAAACCAGTAGATGCAAAtgaagaagagactgagtctgaaggagagaagaaatCCCTAAAGACCAGTGGCAAAAGGTCAAAAGGTGTTGGTACTCCATCCGTGAAATCTCCAAAGAAACCGGTAATCAAGctcacacctcttgaaaatttaataattaaaattaaagagTAAGGTATATTGACTGGTGTGAAGAAACTCTTTGATAAATTTAGTAAAGATGAGAAAATGGAAATAGAAGATGCAATTGTttacatgatgaataaatatagcaaggccctaattgaattgcaagggcaaattccaaattcattgtataatataattgatgctagatggcaggcagccatgaaacaagatagagaatacattgaatattttcttttaaaacttGCAACCTGAAGCTACTGAGGAAGAGCTAGATGAAATTCTTGCTAAGGCAAATTCATCTTTTAGGtcgaagaaaaggttgacaagaatgttaattggCAAGACCCAATCAGTCCATGAGGAGACTAAACAAATTTTGAAAAAGGTACTGGGTCTGATTCCAGATGAAGAGGATgaagttaaggaagatgaaccagagaggTTTGAGGTTGTAGATCTTTCAAAAGGTGTTAAAATAACTGATTTTAAGCCTGGTGAAATTGTGTTGGATAATCAACGAGTGAACACACAAACTAAACCTGAGATTATCCCTGATGATGATGATACTggtaataatgatgatgatggtgctcttGACAATGTAAATGTACAGGATGTTGATGTTTAAATGTTTGAGCAACGTAAACAGGAATAGGGAAAGGAACAAAAGAAAGATGAGGAGTAACCGGTAGTTACTCAAACTGTTGATACATAGCCCCCACCGGTACAGGAAATAGAAAAGgaaaatgaagaggaaaagaagactgaagaaaataaaacaaaggatATTGAACCTAAAGTGACATCTTTGTCACTTTATTCTAAAAACAAAAttgtagatgatgaagatgatgatgctaTAAGCATCAAAGGTCCACTCGACATGGATAATTTGAGTTcaactgagttgatggagattgcaacttcCATGCAATCCCAtaccaagaagaagaggatgaaagaacattAGAAGGAGGCTTAGACAATAAGGAATCATcttgagattttgtcaagtctcctatcgAAGACTGATACTGATAATTTTGttactcctattgacaagcttggacaacttgtttctGATATTGGATGATGacctaaaataatagctcttttatttctatgactggtaagtttttcctatgttttaagttgtATATTGAGACAATGTTAAGGTCATGTTATGTATcagagttttgattatgtgcattttgaatgatagCCAAGCCTGCTGAACCCTATATTGTTTTGACTTAGTATTCCTATAGCTATGCGGATTATTatggtaatatcatgtgtggatgtataaatgttgtgattaatagaaatggatatatatatatatatatgcttgtatgttctaacctttaatgCAAGAGTAAATAAGTTGTTGTAGAAGCGGTTGTGTTAAGCCATATGGAGAATCATGCCATGCAAAAACTTGGAGACATTTTGGGGCATTTGAGAATTTAAAACAATGAAGAATATGGTGTTCAAGTGAAGCAACAAAGGAATAGTGAGGCATTTATAGGCTCATTTATTGTTGTCTATAGAAAACATCAATCTAGTAAAaattgccatgctatatttttggTTGCGTGTTAGTAAAGTCCCACATTCTCTGTGGATTCACTTCTTCTTGTTGTTGAAATAAAGTTTCCACCTAATTTCATGGGTATGATCTAAGTAGTTGAAAGTTTTTtataaatttgttttaaaaaaagacCTACACCTCTTCGCAGAGGTTAGACAGTGTTTTCCAGAATTATAAGCATTTCTCTTATTTTAGGCATTGTATtgacttttggaaataatgaataaaggctatattattctgagcatatagaataaTTTTGAAGTTtcgatacactcatccaagggggctcacttggtgagtattcctgtgtgattgttagattaagttttcttttgttgtagtagatgttctagcaactgactgttcctacagccaatgGAACCAGATCCTGTGATTGTTCTTGCAGCCAAAGAGGATAGAGTAATCCCTGTTTGTTAGCTTTGAACTTAGTTAACAGTTGTTTAGTTAGAATCTtctgttaatgttaagatttcctttagccattcagttgtcatattttcacttatttattttagatagacttagtTGTTACAGTAGTGCAGAATGACTCTTACCGAAACTTACTGCATATACAATGcaggcccatttcaagtaatatgtccctaggatgacaagtaaatgaacctcggTCATTGAAATGATAGCTACTCAGAATGGATGAGCAATCCTTGATTTAGGACTTTAAGTCTATTTATTGTAATTCTAATTGGGTAGGcaaacatttttggcaccgttgttggggatggtgtcaaactaagaacttgtCATAGTCatgatttttttaagtttttagtatagttggttttgatagttCAATTTGTTTAAGTaattttcatgaatctgcatgcatagaccaagaagagatgctcaaggtagattcctttcTAACCATCCtgatcatacaagactcaatccatatgaagcaccagACGTAAACCCTTTTGGTGCACTTTATCAAGCCCCAAATAATTTGAACCATCTTGCATTTGAACTTTCTGAGAACaatcttcatttcctctttggaccacCTAAAGAGTACCCTTGTCCAAAAACTGctcctcaaagaccaatgcaaggaaatccaccccctggtgggaataacccacctccacctgtgaactcaacatttgagttccccatttctgatttgcatgataatgctaacctcaagaacattctagcttctTCTTTGCCTAAATTTTATGGACTGGTGACAGAGGACCCCGATACTTTTTTGTTTGAAattgatgtcctctgtaggagttatgactacactacagatgcccatagacttgaAATATTCCCTACCACTTTAAAAGAAtcaactttgagatggtttatgagactagggagtagtacaatcaatacatgggatgagatgaaatggttgtttcttgtgaaatatcAAGATTAATGTCAGGGAACTTattgtcatggggatgatatctttagaatgagtcaaagggaggatgagagtctagaagattatctggagagatttATATTGTGTAATAAGTCCAAGAATAGTACTTTAAATGAAGACTCTCTTAAGATGATATTTTTGAGAGGGATCAATGATGAATGCACAGATGCtttagaccttatgggaggtggtgatataacTCAATCAACATGGAATGGCATTGGCCAAATTTTTCAGAATTATTACAAGTCCTCTACTAAGAAGAATAGGTGTTTCAAGTTGGGAGTgtcttcatcaacatccagtaatggagtGTCACGAATGGAGCTCAGTtgccttttgaagaattttaaagaggatatcataaataatatggcaacttagttagacacacttcaagctaagaagaagcatgaggaagctaagGCAATGTTTGCTTGATTTTGTCCACATTGTAGGCAGAAGAAGagagattgtagatgtaagatggttgcaaatcttggtTTTCCTAATTTCAAGCCAATACATGCAGATgatgaataaatattttatgttgctcaaagaaggccaaattttccaagacaaggtgtgcctcctgatccactttcttttttggTTATAATGGAAATtcatatgcacaaaataatcagtgacaacctccatatgctcaaaattttggaaattatcaaaattggtataaccCTCAAGGCTAAGGGAaaaaatttgtcaatcaatctccaCAGTGGCAGTAaacacaaggaaattggtctcaatctcagggaccatggcaaccattccaagggaattatcaacctactcctcaatggagaggaAGTCACCAATGGTCAAATTAGTCTTATGGGTATCAACAACCTCTACATCAGCCTGTTATAATGTCGCCTCCTACTACTAATACTATTTCGCCTAAACCCACACAGATgcccactcaacccatgccaaatcctaatagcaaaccccattagcaacaacaaatttattcagctgatcctaatcaatacccaacataTTCTCttactataagtgatattcaccttagatcttGGACAACTTTGCCTAACCTTtcccctccagttataactgaagtacaaaaggaaaaggaaatatctagtCCAGCAACCCAAATTCCTCAAAATCGACAgatacccccatttcctcaaaggttgcaagTTGAAGAGATTAATCAAcaagaggatataaattttgatattattgatcaattgaaacacatatgtgttaagattccattatttcaagctattaaggatgtccctatctatggtaaagcaattaaagaagaatGTTTAAAGAAACCTAGTAGGacgaaaaaggatccacaaatagtgcatgtaatgGATCAACTGGTTGAAATTATGTTGGGCAAGGTCTCAATACCTAAATATTTTGAccctggtagtcctattgtgaaaatagtcatgaatggcACTCAGATAAATAATGCACTAGTAGATCTGGGAGCAGCAATCAATGTAATAACAAAGGACATTATGCAAAAATTTAACATAACCAGTCTTAGGCCTACTCCTATGGTCCTACAACTTGCTGACAGCTCTACAGTTCgacttgatggtatgattgaagatgttgtgtttactctagattcctgggaatatccgaCAGATTTTATGATCTTATCTCCTAAAGCTACATTAGGGGATATTTGGAcatcttagggagaccttggcttgctacagctgatgcatatattggatgtcaaTCAGAGGACATGACTATTTCTGATGGAAATTCAACTAAAACTCTTGCTTTGTATTCACTTgctcagccccaacttgatcaagaacaagttgttTGTTCTGACGTGGGGGAGGAATTAGAAGGGCAAGTCAACTCTATCAGTCATtgtatgatgattaatagagaatcatTTATACGACTTCAGGATGACAATTTTGTCCTTTCTAATATTCTAAAAAATTAGTATAGTTTGGAGCAGCAATCGCAGGAGCTAACATCAAGTATTACAACATCAGATTTTCCTACAGCCACTGACATATTGCATACCTTGTTGTTGCAAGAAGTCCACACTTCTTATCTTTCTAAAGCAGCTCAGATCAATCTTACTATCAAGgtggaagttgatccaaataaatgtttgaatatcaataatcaactcacaaaaactcaaaagCTAACACTAGTTGATTTGCTTAAATGTCATCAACACGCTTTTGTGTGGGATTACAAAGACATGAAAGGAATAGATCCTACGATTTGTACACACTGCattcatatcaaagaagattgtagaccaatcagacaaccacaaagaagaatcaatcttgcattaagggagatagttaaagaggaactataGAAATTGTTAAATGTgtgatttatctatcctatatcagatagtTAGTGGCTGtcacctctagtcatagttccaaagaaaggaggtaaatgaagggtatgtgtagattacaaaGCTTTTAACTCAGCAACTAGggaagatcattttccattaccatttgtggatctaGTATTAGATTATTTGGCAGGGAAGTGATACTTTTCGTTCTTGGATGCATTTAGTGgctacaactagattcaaattTTGTCTCGAGGATCAAGAAAATACTAAatttacttgcccttggggaacgTGTGCAGATTTTGTTCTTCCCTTTGGTTTAagtaatgctccagctacttttcaaagagcagtcatAAGCATATTTTCAAACATTTCCCAGGAtagcatggagatctatatggatgattttaccacttatggttcagaatttgaagaggcattggggaatttgaagaaagttttacaGAGGTGTGAGGATTACAACTTATCCTTGAATAGTGaaaaatgctttatgatgatgcaagaaggcatAGTTTTTGGGCATCATATTTCTATAactggaatacaagttgacccagccAAAACTGAAGTCATTAAAAACCTTCTTGTTCCCACACAGGAAAAGGAcgttagaagtttccttggtcatgctggatattatcgaagatttattaagaattttagtaaattgcaggacctttatattgtcttttgactaAAGATATGGAGTTTGATTAGACCTCCtcatgccatgaagctttcttgaagctaaaatatgcattgactcaagcaccagtgctcAAGGGTCTGAACTGGTCATTGTCTTTTCATATTCACACAGATGCATCAAATTATGCTATAGGAGCACTTCCGGGCCAGAAGATGGATAAtttagagaatgcaatttatttcatcagcaaaaATATGCACGGACCTAAGCTTAATTATACTATCAcagaaaaggagatgttggcagtaatatatgcacttaacaaattcaaACATTATATCACAAGATATCAAATATATGTGCATATTGATCATACAACAATAAGATATCTTATGAACAAGCCTTCAATCACAAGAAGATTGGCTtgatggttactattgatgcagcaatttgatattacagttgttgataagccaggtaaagctaatgtagttgcagattatctGTCTAGGCTTCAATTGCAAGACAATCCTGAAGCAATAAATGATGCTttcccagatgaacatttgttcttgATAAAATCTCACACTCCTCAGTATGCTGATATTgtaaattatttagctgctaataagatgccttctcatttttctcctaaagaaagaaggttgctagttgagaaaagttttaatttatcttggattgttgattgtttattttacaTTAGACCTGACCAAGTCTTAAGAAGGTGTGTctgagaggatgaaacatatgatattctccatgcatgtcatgatgagccacgtggaggatattttgctgctaaaagaagtGCAATTAAAATCCTTAATAgtgggtattattggccaactttgcatAAAGATGCAGCTCAATATACTAGAAAATATGATAGATGTCAACGAATGGGTAGGCCCACTAGATCTGATGAAATTCCATTGTACccccaaatattggttgcaccatttgacaaatggggattggattttgtaggaccaattgatcctccttccaatgggaaatcatatattctagtatgcactaattatgttacaaaatgggtggaagcatgagcaatgacacatgcaagagataataaggtagctaaaTTTCTCTAtaaggaaatatttacaagatatggagtaccaagagagattgttttagatcaaggaccacaatttacttccacattaattgtagcattggttaatgaatataatatcagacacatgaagtctactccataccatcctcaaggaaatggtcaagtagaggttacaaatagggatttagaagctattatcaccaagacagtagctcttcataagaaagattggtcaaatagacttcctgaagccatttgggcatacagaacaacatggaagacaacaactGGTTTTATACctttttgaaatggtgtatggaaaaacaaccatgatgcccattgagtttgagcataaaactcttaggacaactatgcaattgaatatgaatctatcaaAAGCACAAAAAGACCGCATCATGCAATGGAATGCCCTAGATGAACTGAGAAAGATGGTTGTCCAGCATAAAGAAATTATTCAACATCAACAtgctaaatggcatgataaatatattaaggagagaaaatttaaatctgGAGATTGGGCattgttatatgattccagatataaggatacaATGGGGAAGTTGCACACACGttggttaggcccatatgagattgttgaagtttttcaaaatggagcagtTCGATTAGAAACGATAGACCCAGTCAGATTCAAACTTTTGGTCAATGGACATCGATTACGTCTTTATCATAAGCCTGCTACAAAAGAAGACTTCCTACAGCAATTTGACAACCAAGTGCAGACCATAGCTCCTACAGCCTCTACAAGGGGCCTTCTTGGCCCAGAGTGTTAAAATTCCTTTTACatgcattcataataaacatttccaTAGTTTATGGAAATACCATTCTCCGTTAATAAATTTTCTCATCCACCTCATCTCATTTCATCTCTATTTCTACCACATCACCCACTTCACGTCACCTCATCTCTTATTATGAATAAATAACTATTTGATTGCAGCATTCATAAGTATGACTCCAGgtatgtatattatttatttttctttaattatgGGATTATACATTCATTATGATGATTCCCTAATATGATTCACATAATCCACATTCCCTTTCCTCTATCCTTTTTTGCCTATGTGGACACGTGTCATCTTtagttgggggggtgttttatggtgcTATTTATGACTACATAATGGTGTGTCCTTGCCCATGATGTTTTTTAATTTACTTGACATCATTTTTTAATGAGTTAGTACTGATGTGAAAGCATGTAGCATGAGTGAGTATACCTTTCCTGCCACCATAGTTGATGAAAGGTACTGAAGAATAAATAAAAGGTTACAGGGCATGAATTTTCAAATCTCACTAGATATTTCATCTTTTGTTGTGTAAATTCATGTTGTTGTGGTGAAATTCATTTTGTTGTGTTGAAATTTTTGACTATCAACTTAGTCATGCAAGGAGTGCCTATCCATCATGAACCAGTGACTCATGACACCTTGCTACAAGACAACCAATGTGAACATTATTTTCGAACCTATAGGTGGattgattatatttttaaattgacaGATTTTAATGAGGAGAT includes:
- the LOC131876641 gene encoding uncharacterized protein LOC131876641, with protein sequence MNLSKAQKDRIMQWNALDELRKMVVQHKEIIQHQHAKWHDKYIKERKFKSGDWALLYDSRYKDTMGKLHTRWLGPYEIVEVFQNGAVRLETIDPVRFKLLVNGHRLRLYHKPATKEDFLQQFDNQVQTIAPTASTRGLLGPEC